A single genomic interval of Natator depressus isolate rNatDep1 chromosome 14, rNatDep2.hap1, whole genome shotgun sequence harbors:
- the LOC141998510 gene encoding olfactory receptor 14A16-like: MSNQTAVTEFLLLGFSDIQELQILHFLVFLLLYLISLLGNLLIITAIALDLHLHTPMYFFLMNLSILDLGSISVTIPKSMASSLTNTRLISYSGCVAQVFLIFFFASADFALLTIMAYDRYVAICQPLHYETVMNRTACVQMAASAWITGILYSALHTGITFEISFCGGNVVDQFFCEIPQLLNLACSDLYLVEVGFLIFSSFLGLSCFLFIIVSYVQIFKAVLRIPSKKCGHKAFSTCLPHFTVVSLFFSTAVFAYLKPTSSSTSGLNLIVAVLYSVLPPMMNPIIYSMRNKEIKGALSKKIGWRLFTKNKMSICLLR; encoded by the coding sequence ATGTCCAACCAAACTGCCGTGACCGAGTTCCTTCTCCTGGGATTCTCTGACATTCAGGAGCTGCAGATTTTACACTTTCTGGTGTTTCTATTGCTTTACCTGATATCCCTGTTGGGGAACCTTCTCATCATCACAGCCATAGCCCTTGACCTccaccttcacacccccatgtacttcttcctgatgAATCTGTCCATCCTAGACCTCGGCTCCATCTCTGTCACCATCCCCAAATCCATGGCCAGTTCCCTCACGAACACCAGATTGATTTCTTATTCTGGATGTGTTGCCCAAGTCTTTCTCATCTTCTTCTTCGCTTCAGCAGATTTTGCCTTACTGACCATCATGGCGTACGACCGATACGTCGCCATCTGCCAACCACTGCACTATGAGACAGTGATGAACAGGACAGCATGTGTCCAAATGGCAGCCAGTGCCTGGATCACTGGTATTCTCTACTCTGCACTGCACACTGGGATCACCTTTGAAATCTCCTTCTGTGGAGGCAACGTGGTGGATCAGTTCTTCTGTGAAATCCCCCAGCTCCTCAATCTCGCCTGCTCTGACTTGTACCTCGTTGAAGTTGGGTTTCTCATCTTTAGTTCATTCTTAGGCTTAAGCTGCTTTCTTTTCATCATTGTGTCATATGTTCAGATCTTCAAAGCAGTGCTGAGAATCCCCTCTAAGAAGTGTGGGcataaagccttctccacctgcctcccTCACTTCACCGTGGTGTCCTTGTTCTTTAGTACTGCTGTCTTTGCCTACCTGAAACCCACCTCCAGCTCAACCTCAGGTCTGAATCTCATAGTGGCTGTTCTCTATTCTGTGTTGCCACCAATGATGAATCCGATCATCTACAGCATGAGAAACAAAGAGATCAAAGGTGCACTGAGTAAAAAGATAGGTTGGAGGTTATTCACTAAGAACAAAATGTCCATATGTCTCCTTCGGTAG